The region AATGGCTGCGCCACTTTGTGTTTTGGTATAAAACCCTTACAGGGTTTGGTTTTTAATTCACAGAAGTGTTGTCACACTTTTGTGAATTGGTATTAAATTAATTTTTGGTCAAACCAACCACAATAAACTTTTTAAAAACGTTGCGAAGCACCATTTTAAAAAAGTTTATTGCTTCAGAATAGTGGTTGCTAATAAGACGATTGATAGAAGTCTTCTTCACGAATATTGATCTTCATTAGCGCAAAATTCCTTGTAGACTCGCAACAATCCGATCTTGCTCTTTCTCTTTCAATCCATAATATAAAGGGATACTAATTGCGCTTTCATAATACATCTCTGATTTTGGGAAATCACCCCAACAAAAACCTAGATTTTGATAATAGGGATGAGTATGTACGGGAATATAATGTAGATTTACTCCAATTCCTGCTTCGCGGAGTTGCTCAAATACTTGACAATGAGTTGTGCTGATTTTGTCAAGATTTAAACGAATTACATATAGATGCCAACTAGATTCGGTATCTATATTTTGGTAGGGCAAAGTAAGCGGTAAATTTTGCAATAAATGATTATAACGTTGGGCTAAAAATCGCCGTCTAGTTACAAACTCACTCAATCGTTGGATCTGACTTGCCCCTAATGCGGCTTGAATATCTGTCATGCGGTAATTAAACCCCAGTTCTAATTGCTGATAATACCAAGCACCGTGAACTTCACCTTGCATTAAATCTGGATTGCGCGTAATGCCATGCGATCGCAAACGAATCAACTTTTCATACAAATCATCGCGATTAGTTAACACCATTCCTCCTTCTCCAGTAGTGATAATCTTCACTGGATGAAAGCTAAACACAGTCAGGTCGGAAAACTCACAACAGCCGATCGCTTTGTTCTGATATCTGCCCCCGATCGCATGGGAAGCATCTTCTATCACCTTAAATCCATATTGCTGAGATAGAGATAAAATCTTTTCCATCTCACAGGATTGACCTGCAAAATGTACGGGTACTAAAACTTTGGGTAAACATCTTAACTGAGCCGCCTTAGATAATTTTTGCTCTAATTGATCGATACTCAAGTTATAAGTGTTTGGGTCAATATCAACAAAATCAACCTTTGCCCCGCAATACAATCCACAATTCGCTGAAGCCACAAAAGTATTTGGTGAAGTCCAGAGATAATCATGCTCGCCTAAGCCAAGCGCTAAACAAGCAATATGTAGAGCAGCCGTAGCACTAGAAACTGCGATCGCATACTTAGCCCCACAATATTCAGCTACGGCTTGCTCAAATCGAACAGTAGCCGAACCTTGAGTTAGCCAGTCTGACTGTAAAACCTCAATCACACTTTGAATGTCGGCAGCATTAATATCCTGTCGCCCGTAGGGAATAAAAGCTGTCATACCGCAAAACTCGGATCAACATAAGTCTTAATTAACATACGCAACTCATCAACAGTCAAAAAATATTTATTTTGACCAGAATTGTAGCTAAAGCCACTCTCTACCATTTTTGCTCCCATCTCAAGATACCGCTCTATATGACCGCCATGAACTGGCAAGATCGCATAATATTCACCGCAATCAACCGTAGTAAAAGCGTCTGAAGTCGTAATCATTTCTTCATGAACTTTTTCCCCTGACCGAATCCCTACAATGCGCTGTTCACATTGTGGTGCGATCGCTGTAGCAACATCAGTAATTCGATAGGACGGAATTCGGGGCACAAAAATTTCACCTCCCCAAGCATTTTCGATCGCCCACAGCACCATTTGTACGCCTTCTTCTAAAGTGATATTAAAGCGAGTCATTTGCGGATCGGTAATTGGTAAGACTCCTTCATGACGCTTTTGTAAGAAAAAAGGAATCACAGACCCTCGTGAACCCATGACATTGCCATAACGCACCACACTAAAATGCAAATCTCGCGATCCTTTGATGTTATTAGCCGCAACAAATAACTTATCCGCACATAGTTTTGTCGCACCATACAAGTTAATGGGAGCTGCCGCCTTATCGGTAGATAGAGCCACAACTCTCTTTACGCCACTATCTAAAGCCGCTTCAATAACATTTTCCGAACCCAAAACATTGGTACGAATAAACTCAATGGGATTGTACTCTGCGGCAGGAACTTGCTTTAAAGCTGCGGCATGAACCACAATATCAATACCTTCACAGGCACGAGTTAGTCGTCGCACATCGCGAATATCACCAATAAAATAACGCAATCCTGGATATTGGTGATCAGAAAACTGCTGTGCCATTTCAAACTGTTTTAATTCATCGCGTGAATAAATTACTAGTCTATGGATGTTCGGAAACCTTTTTAGTATGAGTTCAACAAATTTTTTACCGAAAGAACCTGTACCACCTGTCACTAGGATTGAGCTTTTTTCATTAATTCGCATAGAGATTATTCTTTGTGAAAGCCATTCTTCAACAATAGTTTTGCAAATAGTTATTTATTAAAACTCTAACCCATACGCTCAAGCGTTAAGATATTGATTGGTTCGTAGATGCGGTTTCGGGGTATCCCAAATCAATGGCTGTTAAACTTGCGCTGGATGATAAACAAGAAATACTTCGCCTCTATCGTGAGTCTGATGCGACCACGACTCAGTTGGCGAAGCAGTTTGGCATTAGTACGAGTACAGTCCTGCGACTGCTACAAGAGCTAATTCCTGCTGAGGAGTATCGACAATTGGTAGGTCAAAAAAAGGCTGACGGGAAAAGAGGATCGCGGATAAATTACGGTATCGGTGGTTTTCAGGTAAATCAGCTTGCATTAATTCCTGACGATTTGTCACTGACAACTGAGTCCAGTAACTATATTTATGATCAAGATGATGAAACTGATCAAGGTGATGAAACGGCGATCGCGATGAATGACATAGATATAAAGCTAGATATGGCGGATGGTGAAATCGATGATGATGAGCTAGACGAAGAAGACGAAGACGATTTGGTTGATGAGGATAATCTTGAGCTTGATGAAGATGAGCTAGACGATGAAGA is a window of Pseudanabaena sp. BC1403 DNA encoding:
- the pseC gene encoding UDP-4-amino-4,6-dideoxy-N-acetyl-beta-L-altrosamine transaminase, coding for MTAFIPYGRQDINAADIQSVIEVLQSDWLTQGSATVRFEQAVAEYCGAKYAIAVSSATAALHIACLALGLGEHDYLWTSPNTFVASANCGLYCGAKVDFVDIDPNTYNLSIDQLEQKLSKAAQLRCLPKVLVPVHFAGQSCEMEKILSLSQQYGFKVIEDASHAIGGRYQNKAIGCCEFSDLTVFSFHPVKIITTGEGGMVLTNRDDLYEKLIRLRSHGITRNPDLMQGEVHGAWYYQQLELGFNYRMTDIQAALGASQIQRLSEFVTRRRFLAQRYNHLLQNLPLTLPYQNIDTESSWHLYVIRLNLDKISTTHCQVFEQLREAGIGVNLHYIPVHTHPYYQNLGFCWGDFPKSEMYYESAISIPLYYGLKEKEQDRIVASLQGILR
- the pseB gene encoding UDP-N-acetylglucosamine 4,6-dehydratase (inverting); translated protein: MRINEKSSILVTGGTGSFGKKFVELILKRFPNIHRLVIYSRDELKQFEMAQQFSDHQYPGLRYFIGDIRDVRRLTRACEGIDIVVHAAALKQVPAAEYNPIEFIRTNVLGSENVIEAALDSGVKRVVALSTDKAAAPINLYGATKLCADKLFVAANNIKGSRDLHFSVVRYGNVMGSRGSVIPFFLQKRHEGVLPITDPQMTRFNITLEEGVQMVLWAIENAWGGEIFVPRIPSYRITDVATAIAPQCEQRIVGIRSGEKVHEEMITTSDAFTTVDCGEYYAILPVHGGHIERYLEMGAKMVESGFSYNSGQNKYFLTVDELRMLIKTYVDPSFAV
- a CDS encoding helix-turn-helix domain-containing protein; the encoded protein is MAVKLALDDKQEILRLYRESDATTTQLAKQFGISTSTVLRLLQELIPAEEYRQLVGQKKADGKRGSRINYGIGGFQVNQLALIPDDLSLTTESSNYIYDQDDETDQGDETAIAMNDIDIKLDMADGEIDDDELDEEDEDDLVDEDNLELDEDELDDEDADDSGLSMFEDLRGSHNTSDRLEILPLDRADLPLICYIVVDRIAEIITRPLKDFKDLGEIPAEESLSKTIPIFDNHRVARRFSHHNQRVIKFPSDLIHITRPKLVQKGITRILFSGQVYTLN